The nucleotide sequence TCCGTTGGCAGGTCGAATGGCGGATCGGGGACCAGGCCTGCTGGTGGATATGGGGCTTGTtcctgtctttgcagaaaccTTCCCGCCGCGGGTCCTGGGAACCTCAGATGACTGCCTTCAATTCCATTCAGGCAAAGAATGGAACAAAGCGCAAAGGTGACCAGAGAAGCACTTGGATAACCGGACATTGTGGTGTGCTGACATGAACTGCTGCATGGGCGGCTAAGTGGCGCCTATAAATACCCCCTAGGAATGCCCTTGGGAACTGCCCAATTCAAACGCCCGAAGAAACCTCGAGGCCGATGACTTATAAGCCAGGTCCAACGATACGTGCCCATGGAGGTGGTGACTAAGGCGCGTGTAAGTACTGGCTGTTATGAAAATGTGTGGTTAGATTTCTTTAAAAGGGAGTGcttatacaaaataattgtatattatttttacacaggaataaaaaaaataataaatataacgCTTTCCTATTAGTTTCAGTATggatttcattttaaattgaattttgtaagtaatattttgtaaatatattttctgtgTACGGTGAGTGCATGATATCGTTAGAATAGATTCCAGCCCtgtatcaaagacactagaataattattCTAGAGTCTTTGCCTGTATGATATTTCCTTAAGTCTGACGCAGTGACGTATTTGCTTACGCTAAAGTTTTAAAGTCTACCAACTGCGACGCAGGATTAGACGCTGAGGAACGGGCCTCTGGGAACGCCGTCCTTGCGGAAATCGCTGGTAGAGTCGGGCGGACTGGACGGACTGTGGCTGGTCAAGACTGCTAGCTACAACGATCACAGTGCCATCCTCAGCAACATCCAGCTGCGGTTCATCCTCCTCGGCGTCCTCATCAGCGGGCTGCAGCTTGGCACCGTCAACCGATGCTTCCTCAGTCTCTGGAATATCATCAGTCTCGATGGGATTCTCTGGTAGCGGCTCAGCCTCGGGAGCAATAGCCGGCACGGAGTCGGTCTCTGGAGGTCCATAAGTGTTATCTGGTGGCCCGTATGTGTTGTCCGGAGGTCCATAGGTGTTATCAGGCGGCAGATAAGTGTTCTCCGGCTTGACAGTCGAACTGGGTAAATCGAAGGGAACACTCGGGGTGATGCCCGCCTCCGGATATCCGGTGGGCGAAGGACTGGGTATAGCCTCCACTTGGCGCGCCAAGAACCTCCGGCGGATCGGCTCCGCGGAGCTCAGCGCCAACAGGCTCAGGACAAGAATAGCAATTGGTGCGCCAGTCGGTTTAAACATTTTCGCGGTTGAAGGGCTTCTGTTCTGATTTCTCGATCCGACACGACGTATTTATAGCCCCAAGCTACCAGATCGAATTCTGCTATAATTTATGCTCGTCACTTTCAGTTTCAGGCTCTTATTCCCGGTAAAACTTTGATTATGTTGCGCTGATCGGCGGCAATGTAGCTTCAGCTTAATACCCGATACGTGACCCTTTTTCGAAATTGATTTTCCAATGCTATGATTTGGAATAGGCCACCCTTTCCCTCCTTCGCAAATCATTCATTAACACTTGGAGTGAGCTGTGAACACTCgagtttgtttggttttgggttCTTGGCagttcataattttatttgatgaACTTTGTATTCATGCAAAACAGAATAGGCTGTGAAAAAATCCATCAAGCACGCACTTTTAAAAGCACGTCCCACCCATTTGCAACATTTGGACAGTTTCAATCAGGGTCGATCGAATTCAAAAACAATGTTATTTACTATTAGCTTGGCTTTTGGAACACTCATTTGCCTTaccaaaaattattatattctgagcTTTGAGTTTTTATCATGGTAAGTGAAAATCGGGTTAAAAAATATAGTATTCATACTccttactcgtagagtaagaTGTGTTGAAAATTATGTAACAGGAAActtttccgaccatataaagtatatacatatatgatcaggatcaatagccgagtcgatctggccatgcccgtctgtccgtatgaacgtctcGATCTcgggaactataaaagctagaggGTTGAGATTAAGCTTACAGCTTACAGCTCACAGCTTCTAGAGaaacgcccactctaacgcccacgaACCACACAAAACTGCAACGCCCACAcgtttgcaaattgttttgacattttgcatatttttattagtcttgtaaatttctgtTGATTGACAAAAAAGTTTATGCAACGCATTTTATTcaccaatatctatcgatattccaGGAAAAGTATGCAAgttcgcgttcgcatttccactagctgagtagTTGGTATCTGATAAGCAGGGAAGCCGAATATAGGATTTCTTGTTTGATACTGCTTGGACAAGATTTTTAATAGATAATAGAGCACAGGGTAACTTGTAGTTGAGACTCCCGAATCACTTTTGTGATTTGATCCTGATTAAGAAAATAAGATCTTAATAGAAAAGCAAATGCGTTCATATATCTGTTAGCtccaacaacaaattaaatatgttttgcTTCACTAACAACAAGACAgacatattttgcaattttcaatttatgacAAAAGGGTGGCTTGAATATTAAcgcaattattttattatttaaattaaaatattcaacaacAATTTATTTAGCGACAAAGTAATAAATGCATATCCTAATGAGTCGATTCCATTTGATTTCTAGCAAATTAGGGTTGACCCATTTCAGATGGTGTACACCAGAACTGATCCAGAGCGGATAATCTGAGCGGATCGAAGCTTCTCTGGGGTCGGACGACGACTGAGGAGGCGTTCGTTACGAGGCTGGATCAAGCCGGCGGGCACGGGATCGGCAGCAGGGGCCTGGTCCACTGGGCCATCAGCCGGCGGTCCATAGGTGTTTTCCGGCTCAGCAGGTGGTCCGTAAGTGTTATCGGGAGGGCCGTAGGTGTTGTCGGGCTCATCTGGGGGTCCGTAGGTAAGATCAGGTTGCGCTTCAGTCTCCGTGGGCAGGTCGAAGGGCACCTCCGGTGTCACTCCTGCTGGCGGATAAGGGGCTGAGGCCGGCGTAGGTGCAATATCCACGGCGGGGTCGGCCGGAACTGCCTGATCCCCTGGAGCCTGCTCCTGACGGGCAAACTGCAGGCGGGAAAATCGTCCCCGGAATCTGGTAGGCTCTGCAACAGAAACGGCAGCCATGGCTGCGATCAGGAGCAGGGAGCAGATGAACTTGTGGGCCATGTTGAGCTGCTGCTGAGTTGTCTTAGAATGTTGTCAGTGGCTGCCAGTTTCGCGCCTTTTATACCAACTGAAGTTTTCGGCCACTCGGGTATATTTGGCTCACCGAGGGACACCCTTTCGTTGGCCTACGGACGTGACAATATTTAGTCAAGGGCCCATGTCTAAGCCATAACCATTGGCCGTTAATTATAACCCGCGGGCACTTAACTTTGACACTTTACGTGGAACCACTGCGGATGAGGAATGGGTTGCAACCAAAGAAGTCGAACTAGTAACGAATGTCATTCGTTGACTTGTATGTTTTCTAACGTAAttctataattttataaatatgtcATTACTTTAACTGAGCTAATGAATTTCTTTCTAACCTACTTCCCTTTTTATATACTAAGCATGTGGCCAATGGTCCACATGGGCATGGGCAACTAGGGCTATAGATCTGCTAGCACTTTAAATTCCACTCCACTGTGCGGCGCCTGCTTGACATACAATGCATACGCATTGATGGATTTCAAATCGCGGCGCTCTGCTTAAAATTCACGGCGTTGTTGGCTGGGCTAGAATCGCTGACCAGTGACCACCGATGAGCAGGGCCACCGCTGCGGCACTTGGAAGTATAAAAGTTAAAGCTCCATATACGACAGCAAACACAGCTCAACTGCTAGTCCCACGATCATGGCACGTTACCAGTTTTTCAGTtcgctcctcctcctgctggcGGCCATCAGCGCGGTGAATTGTGCGGCACAGGCACCACTTCGGCGGACTCTGCGCCTGCGTCCGGTGGCGTTCGCCCGGCAGGAGCTGGCTCCCACCCCCTACCCCTCGGCTGCTGAGCTTAAACCCGCCGCCGAACAGCCCGCGCTGACCTACGGACCTCCCGAGGATGTGGATACAGATGCCTTGCCTTCGGAACAGGATCCACCAGTGGACACCTTCGAGCCTAGCCCAGAGAACGAGGAGGTGGACACCGAGGAGAGCTCACTTGAGGCCACCACACCATCCTCTGCTCCGGCCCGCCTGCGCAGCCGCCATAGATTGGGCAAGTTGCAGCTGGCTAAGCCAAAGCTGCTCCGCCAACGCACAGCTCGCCTGGAGGAGCTGCCCGTGGATGCGGCTGTGGCTCCAGTGGCTTCGCTGGTTCCAGTAGCTCAGGCTCCAGCACTGGCCACGCCCCAGTTTTACTATGTGGGTGCCCAGCAGCCGTATTACCTGGCAGCCTACAGCGCTGCTCCCCAGCAACTAGGCTGGTAGTAACGCTAGTTGCCTTCTCTTAATTTGTTCTGTTTGGATTGCAATTtgttgttaaaaatatatttctgctaatatgtttaaaaatgGTTCGTCTGCTTGTTTTCCTTACATTTTAAGTAAACTCAGTCCAAAAAGTCTAAATAGAAACCAGTGATATGATAAGCGaaactaattaataaattaaatatccCGACTCCAATATCAAACAAATAAGTTATCATTTACGTAAATAATTTAGTATTTCGTATTTAATCAAAACGTATTATGTGAAAGTAAGTGGAGAAGGGAGGATAATCAGCAGTGTGCTCATCTATACGTGTCAGTCCATCTGACTGTgttattttgaattattaataatttatattattattcaaCATCTACCGATTGTCGAGAAATAATAATTGCATGAGAAATAATTGCTTTTAATGGTTAATATTAAATTGTCGAAATGGATGCAAATTTGTTTACACACAGCTCAAAGATTTCAGTTCTCTAAAATTCAGTGCAAGCCATTTGCCTTTAAGAAAAACTTATATCAGACCTATTCTGGACGAACTCCTGTTCGGAATTCTTTGCATATCCTTGACATGTGAATTGCCTCGGAAGCGTTTAAAGGGTTCCTTGTTCCCATCGCATACTTTTAGCGGATTTGTATGGTCTTTTGTGAAAGGCTTCCCATTTccaatgcatttttaatgctttGTTTTATTCTAGTTATAGTGGCTGGGTCACCAGTGTAATGGCTTGCTAAGATATTTTTTAGTCTGCGCAATATGATTGGTGAATGGTGGCCTTTCAACTTGATGACGGAGCAGTGTAAAGGATCATACTTACGGACATttggttttaatatttaagttattctaaatattaaaaatatttcggtACGCGGACGGACCGACACGGTAAGATAACCTCAGCTAGTGATTCTGGTCAAGAAACCTTATACTTTATAGCTTGTTCCTATCGGTTACCTACTTTTCAATGAGTCTAACACACCCCTTTACTCTAAGAGTGCCGGGTATGCACATTTAAATgacatgcataaacacaccTTTGAACACATAAATAACACATACTTACCATTTTTAATAGAGCATTTTGTAAGGTTTAAAGCTTATATAAATACCCTCATCTGTTATCCAGGATTAGTTTGTACAGAGACGATGTGCAACATTATTTAGGAAAATGCTAATATCCTGTGCAAATATGTTCAAATTTTTGATGATCATTATTGTGGCTCTCCTTGAACTAACCAAGGCACTGGATTCACCTGGTGTTGCCACACAGAGGCCACCTGTTGGGGATAAAGTTGTATATCCGGAGGAAGACAAGCAATATATAGATATTCGTTGagaaattatttgtttaatttgctaACATCCAAATGTTGCGcctaataattaattatatgaaaTCTATGTTAAGATCAGaccaaattaaaatgtttgtaaataaactttaaataaaattaataaaagaagtAAAGGACATCCTCATTCTCTCAATAATGATTTTCAAActgaaaattatgaaaaaaaaatcgccAACCGTTCAACTAATTCCTTCGTGTCTTAGTTCTTCGATTGCTTAATAGTTTAGAAACCAAAAGGGCTGCTGGTCCAAGGGCGGCTGTTTCAAGTTGGACATGGCTGACAAACTCCTCTGACTTGGAGGGCAGAAGCCACAAAAAGGACGACCTTTGGGGTGATCCATAAAAAGCTTGATAATATCCTGTTGCGAAGTAAAGGCTCTTCAAATCttgtacattttaaaatgtttgggCTCCTTTAATCACCTCCCCAATTGTATTACACTTATTCAGCCAATAACCTGCACCATTTTTTAGGCTACTCATTCCTTTAACACATACCAATATTACATGGTTTTTTCTTAACCTAACCAAGTACTGCAAGTAACACTTATCCCACAGTCGCAGCATCCTCCTTATTTGAACACAAGTTTGTTTCTTTCTATTTTAATGAACATCAAATTTATAGTAAACATTTAAAAGTAATGAAGTGTCTCTATGCGCACAAAGTTGTGAATTTGCATCCAAATAGGGAATTAATTTACATTCTATTGTGGACGTAGTGGTTGTGGGGGTGACCATGGGCGAATCCCAGAAATAACACATTTCtgaaatttgattttgcaATTCTTTTATCACACaggtttatattttataaccTTACTTTGTAAACGAAAATCATTTCGATGTATATAAGTACAATATGAAAAAACGCTATAGTCAAGTTGCCCGAATgtcagatacccattactcagcTTGTCGACGAGCGAACGagaaatttcaacatttttctggcatcaatattggaaaatattaaaaaaaaaaataatacaatttcaacatttttcacaaGTGTGGGTATAACAGTTTGAAGCGTTTTGTGGGGGAATAGACACGCCCCTTTGTCTATTATGATGTGGTATACCgatataaaatacaataaaatagaaaaatcaaAACCCTTTTTAAAAGCGTTTAACTTTCATACGAACGAACAGACTGACGTGGCCAGATCGACTTGGTTAGTGATTCTgttcaagaatatatatacatcatATGGTCGGAAATACTTCGTTTTACCTGATACATACTCTCTTCGAGTCTAGTACACCCGTAGAGTAACTAAGAGCTTTCTAGCTTAAATTGTTTCTGAGATCACATCACTGCGGCTGCTGTATATACACGAAGAAATTAAAATCTGATTTGATTGTTCGATCTGAACGAGGGAAAAAATATATGGATTGAGAGTACTTGACTTTTTTAAAAAGTCGAACGACTATGTTTCTGTTTGGTAATATGTAATGTTTAGCTTGTAGATTATTTCTTTTAAGGTGATCAAAGCCTACTGTTGTTAACTAATTTTCAAGCCATCAATCTTATCAACTTTGAGTTGTTTCCCTTATCGTCACCTATAAACACAAATCTTGCTTTtcattatataaaataaataggtAATTCTATATTTAAATTCGCACATATTTGAGTAAGTAAAAATCtcattgttgttattaatttcaatagTTAACCGCGGAAGAAAGATGCCCGCGTCTCCAGGCCACCCACATTCGGTCTCGAGCTATTCCGATGGGCCTCAATGGCCTGGTAATTAATGAACCAGAAGGGCTGCTGCTCCACGGGCAGCTGACTCAAGTGGTTGACCCACTCGCGGTCACCATGGGCATCGATGGGCAGCTGGTTGAAAACGGGGGCCACTGATGTTGCGGGTCTTCCGGCTGTGGAACTGGTGGGCTGCGTTGTGAACTGTGGACTGTCCTCTGCTCCAAATCGGTTGGCCACTGTGGGAGCCGCCTCCGCAGCAGACCCACTTATTGGCAGTACTAGGGGAACTCCAATCGGCGGCTTCTGGGAGGCTCCAAACGGTAGATTGACTAGAGCTGGCCTCTGCGAACTGGATGGCTCTCCAAATCTCGTAGCTATGTCCACTCCGGTGATATTCTCGACGGCTGTGTTTTGAGTTGCGTGGTACTTGTCCTTCTGACTTAGTCCACCTGGTGGCCTCAATCCCGCAAAGGAGGGCCGTTGGGCTCGAATATTTTCCAACAAAGTCATGGCAATGATGGCCACGGCAAACATTCGTCTCAACATTGTTGCAATGAAAATTTCACTTTCTGCACGCGTTTCTCCGGCAGCTTTACTCGAAGTAATCCGGTCTGATCTTCTACGACAACTGAGTACAGGCGGCTGGGAAGATCATTTAAATAAGCTTTGGCTCTCTGCTCCACAGCAGCTTTTCTTCAAATCAAACGAgttgcacagaaagaaaaatttattattataaattgcGTTTTTAAAGTATCCAAGCTAAATATGAATTTCACTTCGTATATCAAGGgaaggcaaataaaaagtgAAGGCATTTTTAATAGTGGTTAAAAAGACGTATATATGTGAAACTGCATAGTTTCTTTTCGGTGTATACTATAGTAATGACTTTTAATGCGACTAATTAAATGTTCAATCTTGTAGTAGTTGTATTGTGAAGATATAGGTATAGGTGCTTTATTGTCGAAGGGAATAATTCCTTAACTTCCTTACTTTGTGATGTGTAATGTGCTTATCTTAATGGCGAAAAATACTCTTGCTTCGACCCTTGACAATTCGCGAACatttcaaatttgaaaatgcaattaaatgaatCATTGAATTTGGTGATTATGTGTGCTGGAATATAGTTATTCTTCCGGATAATTC is from Drosophila melanogaster chromosome 3L and encodes:
- the CG14567 gene encoding uncharacterized protein, whose protein sequence is MFAVAIIAMTLLENIRAQRPSFAGLRPPGGLSQKDKYHATQNTAVENITGVDIATRFGEPSSSQRPALVNLPFGASQKPPIGVPLVLPISGSAAEAAPTVANRFGAEDSPQFTTQPTSSTAGRPATSVAPVFNQLPIDAHGDREWVNHLSQLPVEQQPFWFINYQAIEAHRNSSRPNVGGLETRASFFRG
- the CG14568 gene encoding uncharacterized protein — translated: MAHKFICSLLLIAAMAAVSVAEPTRFRGRFSRLQFARQEQAPGDQAVPADPAVDIAPTPASAPYPPAGVTPEVPFDLPTETEAQPDLTYGPPDEPDNTYGPPDNTYGPPAEPENTYGPPADGPVDQAPAADPVPAGLIQPRNERLLSRRPTPEKLRSAQIIRSGSVLVYTI
- the CG14573 gene encoding uncharacterized protein; translated protein: MARYQFFSSLLLLLAAISAVNCAAQAPLRRTLRLRPVAFARQELAPTPYPSAAELKPAAEQPALTYGPPEDVDTDALPSEQDPPVDTFEPSPENEEVDTEESSLEATTPSSAPARLRSRHRLGKLQLAKPKLLRQRTARLEELPVDAAVAPVASLVPVAQAPALATPQFYYVGAQQPYYLAAYSAAPQQLGW
- the CG14569 gene encoding uncharacterized protein, whose amino-acid sequence is MFKPTGAPIAILVLSLLALSSAEPIRRRFLARQVEAIPSPSPTGYPEAGITPSVPFDLPSSTVKPENTYLPPDNTYGPPDNTYGPPDNTYGPPETDSVPAIAPEAEPLPENPIETDDIPETEEASVDGAKLQPADEDAEEDEPQLDVAEDGTVIVVASSLDQPQSVQSARLYQRFPQGRRSQRPVPQRLILRRSW